From a single Penaeus monodon isolate SGIC_2016 unplaced genomic scaffold, NSTDA_Pmon_1 PmonScaffold_12178, whole genome shotgun sequence genomic region:
- the LOC119569021 gene encoding major facilitator superfamily domain-containing protein 6-A-like — MWSYVYLSNYGGTPTVFGIASIINTYQKFLRTSSASDSSHRWACKGVVYGLTGNVVRFLYISWIKNPWGSYHSNYSRYYSCCCVGACCSYIAHNTPPHLRASSQGVLQGIHHGFGRGCGAIIGGIFVSYFGTAVVFRSYGVVSLIVLGLFIFINFYRKDIGFQPDLPPEEDPRQMAEEGTALLPMVYQPIRCQGH; from the exons ACTATGGTGGAACCCCAACTGTCTTTGGTATTGCTAGCATCATCAACACATATCAGAAATTTTTGCGTACTTCTTCAGCTTCCGACTCATCTCACAGATGGGCATGTAAAG GTGTTGTGTATGGCTTAACAGGCAATGTGGTTCGCTTCTTGTACATTTCTTGGATCAAGAACCCATGGGGGTCTTACCATTCGAATTATTCAAG GTATTACTCATGCTGCTGTGTGGGTGCTTGCTGCTCCTAtattgcacacaacacaccacctcaTCTCCGAGCTTCTTCACAAGGAGTACTCCAGGGCATCCATCATGGCTTTGGCAGAGGATGTGGAGCTATCATTGGAGGAATATTTGTCAGTTACTTTG GCACTGCTGTTGTGTTCCGTTCATATGGTGTGGTGTCCTTGATTGTCTTGGGacttttcatcttcatcaactTCTACCGCAAGGACATAGGCTTCCAGCCCGATCTACCTCCAGAGGAAGACCCAAGGCAGATGGCAGAAGAAGGGACAGCCTTGCTCCCCATGGTGTACCAGCCAATCCGATGCCAAGGGCATTAA